One part of the Phragmites australis chromosome 3, lpPhrAust1.1, whole genome shotgun sequence genome encodes these proteins:
- the LOC133912162 gene encoding aspartic proteinase PCS1-like, whose translation MCAMEPVLLLLCLSLLANGAEAKVLGREARFGGTVLPLRVQEVPKAPTQAPANRIRFRHDVSLTVTVAVGTPPQNVTMVLDTGSELSWLLCNGSCVPSPPPPAAAVFNSSASSTYGAVLCSSPECQWRGRDLPAPPYCDVPPAPSNACRVSLSYADASSADGLLATDTFLLGGAPPVHVLFGCITSYSSTSDNGNNATNSSEAATGLLGMNRGSLSFVTQTDTRRFAYCIAPGDGPGLLVLGGDGAAAPPLNYTPLVEISQPLPYFDRVAYSVQLDGIRVGRALLPIPKSVLTPDHTGAGQTMVDSGTQFTFLLADAYVALKGEFLNQTRALLAPLGEPDFVFQGAFDACFRAPEARMDAASRLLPEVGLVLRGAEVAVAGEKLLYRVPGERRGEAGAEAVWCLTFGNSDMAGMSAYVIGHHHQQNVWVEYDLQNGRVGFAPARCDRATQLLGAVA comes from the coding sequence ATGTGCGCCATGGAGCcggttcttcttctcctctgccTCTCTCTTCTTGCCAACGGGGCGGAGGCGAAGGTGCTGGGAAGAGAGGCGAGGTTCGGGGGGACAGTGCTCCCGCTGCGGGTGCAGGAGGTGCCGAAGGCGCCTACGCAAGCGCCGGCGAACAGGATACGGTTCCGCCACGATGTGAGCCTGACCGTGACGGTGGCCGTGGGCACGCCGCCGCAGAACGTGACGATGGTCCTCGACACCGGCAGCGAGCTCTCCTGGTTGCTCTGCAACGGGAGCTGTGTGCCGTCCCCGCCTCCGCCGGCCGCGGCGGTGTTCAACTCGTCGGCGTCGTCGACGTACGGCGCCGTCCTGTGCTCGTCGCCGGAATGCCAGTGGCGCGGGCGGGACCTCCCCGCCCCTCCGTACTGCGACGTGCCGCCGGCGCCATCGAACGCCTGCCGCGTGTCGCTCTCCTACGCGGACGCCTCCTCGGCCGACGGGCTCCTTGCTACCGACACCTTCCTCCTCGGCGGAGCACCGCCTGTGCACGTCCTCTTCGGCTGCATCACCTCTTACTCGTCCACCTCCGACAACGGCAACAACGCTACCAACTCCTCGGAGGCGGCGACGGGCCTCCTCGGCATGAACCGGGGCAGCCTGTCTTTCGTGACTCAGACGGACACCCGCCGCTTCGCCTACTGCATCGCCCCCGGGGACGGACccggcctcctcgtcctcggcggcgacggcgctGCGGCGCCGCCGCTGAACTACACGCCGCTGGTCGAGATCTCGCAGCCGCTCCCGTACTTCGACCGAGTGGCCTACTCCGTGCAGCTGGATGGCATCCGCGTCGGCCGCGCCCTGCTTCCCATCCCCAAGTCTGTGCTCACACCGGACCACACGGGCGCCGGGCAGACAATGGTCGACTCCGGCACGCAGTTCACCTTCCTCCTCGCCGACGCCTACGTGGCGCTCAAGGGTGAGTTCCTGAACCAGACGCGCGCGCTCCTCGCCCCTCTCGGCGAGCCGGACTTCGTGTTCCAGGGCGCGTTCGACGCGTGCTTCCGCGCGCCAGAGGCCCGGATGGACGCGGCGAGCCGGCTGCTCCCGGAGGTGGGCCTCGTCCTCCGCGGcgcggaggtggcggtggccgGGGAGAAGCTCCTGTACAGGGTGCCCGGCGAGCGGCGCGGGGAGGCGGGCGCGGAGGCGGTGTGGTGCCTGACGTTCGGGAACTCGGACATGGCGGGGATGTCCGCGTATGTGATCgggcaccaccaccagcagaACGTGTGGGTGGAGTACGACCTCCAGAACGGCCGCGTCGGCTTCGCGCCTGCCCGCTGCGACCGCGCCACCCAGCTCCTGGGCGCCGTAGCCTAA
- the LOC133912159 gene encoding E3 ubiquitin-protein ligase RDUF2-like, translating to MASSPVSYWCYRCSRSVSVSPATVVCPECDGGFLEQFSQQPPRGGGGSGRRGSMNPVIVLRGGSLSGFDLYYDDGAGDGLRPLPGEVSHLLMGSGFHRLLDQFSRLEAAAPRPPASKAAVESMPSVTVAGGGAHCAVCQEAFEPGAAGREMPCKHVYHQDCILPWLSLRNSCPVCRRELPAAATPDAEADAGLTIWRLPRGGFAVGRFAGGPREQLPVVYTELDGGFSNGVGPRRVTWPEGDGQVDGGEGRIRRVFRSLFGCFGQGSRQGSSSQSRSG from the coding sequence ATGGCGTCGTCTCCGGTGTCGTACTGGTGCTACCGCTGCAGCCGCTCCGTGAGCGTGTCCCCAGCCACCGTTGTCTGCCCGGAGTGCGATGGCGGCTTCCTGGAGCAGTTCTCGCAGCAGCCGCCCCGGGGCGGCGGCGGTAGCGGCCGGCGCGGATCGATGAACCCGGTCATCGTGCTCCGGGGCGGATCGCTGTCCGGGTTCGACCTCTACTACGACGACGGCGCGGGCGACGGGCTGCGGCCGCTGCCCGGCGAAGTCTCGCACCTCCTTATGGGCTCCGGGTTCCACCGCCTGCTCGATCAGTTCTCGCgtctggaggcggcggcgccgcgaCCGCCGGCGTCGAAGGCTGCGGTGGAGTCCATGCCGTCGGTGACGGTCGCTGGGGGCGGGGCCCACTGCGCGGTGTGCCAGGAGGCCTTTGAGCCCGGCGCCGCCGGGAGGGAGATGCCATGCAAGCACGTCTACCACCAAGACTGCATCCTGCCCTGGCTCTCCCTCCGCAACTCCTGCCCCGTCTGCCGCCGTGAGCTTCCGGCTGCAGCCACCCCAGATGCGGAAGCGGATGCAGGGCTCACCATCTGGCGACTTCCCCGCGGTGGATTTGCCGTTGGGAGGTTCGCCGGCGGGCCCAGGGAGCAGCTCCCAGTTGTCTACACTGAGCTGGATGGAGGCTTCAGTAACGGGGTCGGACCTAGGCGGGTGACATGGCCAGAGGGAGATGGGCAAGTGGACGGCGGTGAAGGCCGGATTCGCCGTGTATTTAGGAGTCTATTTGGCTGTTTCGGTCAGGGCAGCCGCCAAGGAAGTTCGTCGCAATCCCGTAGTGGTTGA
- the LOC133912160 gene encoding uncharacterized protein LOC133912160 isoform X3: MAAASSLSFLPLAPRRPLLLRHAARHGRRNVGGAMGPLRLARLRLPRGRAAATVAGEAELPMEEAEAALRVAADDDSITATVDFLQKREREKFEKEEAERQKEEARKKRAKARKKRRNY; this comes from the exons ATGGCGGCAGCGAGCTCGctctccttcctccccctcGCGCCGCGGAGGCCTCTCCTACTGAGGCATGCTGCTCGCCACGGGCGTAGGAATGTTGGAGGAGCCATGGGACCCTTGCGGCTCGCGAGGTTGCGGTTGCCCCGCGGCCGTGCAGCCGCCACCGTCGCCGGCGAGGCGGAGTTGCCcatggaggaggcggaggctgctCTGAGGGTGGCGGCCGACGACGACAGCATCACTGCCACAGTG GACTTCTTGcagaagagggagagggagaagtttGAGAAGGAGGAGGCTGAGAGGCAGAAAGAGGAGGCGAGGAAAAAGAGGGCCAAGgcgagaaagaagagaagaaattaTTGA
- the LOC133912160 gene encoding uncharacterized protein LOC133912160 isoform X2: protein MAAASSLSFLPLAPRRPLLLRHAARHGRRNVGGAMGPLRLARLRLPRGRAAATVAGEAELPMEEAEAALRVAADDDSITATVVIYLSVQDFLQKREREKFEKEEAERQKEEARKKRAKARKKRRNY from the exons ATGGCGGCAGCGAGCTCGctctccttcctccccctcGCGCCGCGGAGGCCTCTCCTACTGAGGCATGCTGCTCGCCACGGGCGTAGGAATGTTGGAGGAGCCATGGGACCCTTGCGGCTCGCGAGGTTGCGGTTGCCCCGCGGCCGTGCAGCCGCCACCGTCGCCGGCGAGGCGGAGTTGCCcatggaggaggcggaggctgctCTGAGGGTGGCGGCCGACGACGACAGCATCACTGCCACAGTG GTGATCTACTTGTCCGTGCAGGACTTCTTGcagaagagggagagggagaagtttGAGAAGGAGGAGGCTGAGAGGCAGAAAGAGGAGGCGAGGAAAAAGAGGGCCAAGgcgagaaagaagagaagaaattaTTGA
- the LOC133912160 gene encoding uncharacterized protein LOC133912160 isoform X1 translates to MAAASSLSFLPLAPRRPLLLRHAARHGRRNVGGAMGPLRLARLRLPRGRAAATVAGEAELPMEEAEAALRVAADDDSITATVVSVLLTLAFVGLSLLTIGVIYLSVQDFLQKREREKFEKEEAERQKEEARKKRAKARKKRRNY, encoded by the exons ATGGCGGCAGCGAGCTCGctctccttcctccccctcGCGCCGCGGAGGCCTCTCCTACTGAGGCATGCTGCTCGCCACGGGCGTAGGAATGTTGGAGGAGCCATGGGACCCTTGCGGCTCGCGAGGTTGCGGTTGCCCCGCGGCCGTGCAGCCGCCACCGTCGCCGGCGAGGCGGAGTTGCCcatggaggaggcggaggctgctCTGAGGGTGGCGGCCGACGACGACAGCATCACTGCCACAGTGGTATCCGTGCTGCTCACCCTCGCGTTCGTCGGCCTCTCCCTCCTCACAATCGGG GTGATCTACTTGTCCGTGCAGGACTTCTTGcagaagagggagagggagaagtttGAGAAGGAGGAGGCTGAGAGGCAGAAAGAGGAGGCGAGGAAAAAGAGGGCCAAGgcgagaaagaagagaagaaattaTTGA